The following coding sequences lie in one Alosa sapidissima isolate fAloSap1 chromosome 15, fAloSap1.pri, whole genome shotgun sequence genomic window:
- the fosb gene encoding protein fosB isoform X3 — translation MFQGFPGDLDTGSRGSSSPSLEYLSSVDSFGSPPTTSAPPQECVSTASGVGAGSGTASSGAGVEMPGSFVPTVTAITTSQDLQWMVQPTLVSSVAPGQSDAGASTMTQPGALDPYDLPGPSFSSGSGFTPPSSDTPGPVRPSRARSRRSREESLTPEEEEKRRVRRERNKLAAAKCRNRRRELTDQLQSETDILEEEKAELEAEISELQKEKERLEFVLVAHQPSCKIPYQDQPSVPLQQTPVHPPLTTAVSVVGLTVKEDSFYLPPAYSSHHQTSTETQQLQPGMMQELPRGSLRGQR, via the exons ATGTTCCAAGGGTTCCCCGGAGACCTTGATACCGGCTCCCGTGGaagttcctctccttctcttgagTACCTGTCATCTGTGGACTCCTTCGGGAGTCCGCCGACCACTAGCGCTCCTCCTCAA GAGTGTGTATCAACTGCTAGTGGTGTTGGTGCTGGCAGTGGGACAGCTAGCAGTGGAGCAGGGGTGGAAATGCCAGGTTCGTTTGTGCCTACGGTGACCGCAATCACCACCAGTCAAGATCTGCAGTGGATGGTGCAACCCACACTCGTCTCTTCAGTTGCCCCTGGCCAGAGTGACGCAGGAGCGTCCACTATGACCCAGCCAGGGGCCCTGGACCCTTATGATCTACCGGGACCCAGCTTCTCTTCTGGGTCTGGATTCACTCCACCAAGTTCTGACACTCCGGGTCCAGTTCGTCCATCTCGGGCTCGCAGCCGACGCAGTCGGGAGGAGAGC tTGACaccagaggaggaagagaaaagaagagtgcGACGGGAACGAAATAAACTTGCTGCTGCCAAGTGCCGCAATCGACGGCGTGAGCTTACAGACCAGCTCCAGTCT GAGACAGACATATTGGAGGAGGAGAAAGCCGAGCTAGAGGCGGAAATATCCGAGCTTCAGAAGGAGAAGGAGCGCCTGGAGTTTGTCCTGGTGGCCCACCAGCCAAGCTGCAAGATCCCCTACCAGGACCAGCCATCAGTGCCTCTCCAGCAGACACCTGTCCACCCGCCACTGACCACCGCCGTCTCGGTGGTGGGCCTGACTGTGAAGGAGGACTCTTTCTACCTGCCCCCTGCCTACTCGTCACACCACCAGACGTCTACGGAGACGCAGCAGCTGCAGCCGGGGATGATGCAGGAG CTACCCAGAGGGAGCTTGCGGGGCCAGCGCTAA
- the fosb gene encoding protein fosB isoform X1 yields the protein MFQGFPGDLDTGSRGSSSPSLEYLSSVDSFGSPPTTSAPPQECVSTASGVGAGSGTASSGAGVEMPGSFVPTVTAITTSQDLQWMVQPTLVSSVAPGQSDAGASTMTQPGALDPYDLPGPSFSSGSGFTPPSSDTPGPVRPSRARSRRSREESLTPEEEEKRRVRRERNKLAAAKCRNRRRELTDQLQSETDILEEEKAELEAEISELQKEKERLEFVLVAHQPSCKIPYQDQPSVPLQQTPVHPPLTTAVSVVGLTVKEDSFYLPPAYSSHHQTSTETQQLQPGMMQEVAFSSSFYGQVELAQGSPCPVATAAAGGGGNNPDAGCYNSSYTSSFVFSYPEGACGASANQWTSSSDQSSDSLNSPSLLAL from the exons ATGTTCCAAGGGTTCCCCGGAGACCTTGATACCGGCTCCCGTGGaagttcctctccttctcttgagTACCTGTCATCTGTGGACTCCTTCGGGAGTCCGCCGACCACTAGCGCTCCTCCTCAA GAGTGTGTATCAACTGCTAGTGGTGTTGGTGCTGGCAGTGGGACAGCTAGCAGTGGAGCAGGGGTGGAAATGCCAGGTTCGTTTGTGCCTACGGTGACCGCAATCACCACCAGTCAAGATCTGCAGTGGATGGTGCAACCCACACTCGTCTCTTCAGTTGCCCCTGGCCAGAGTGACGCAGGAGCGTCCACTATGACCCAGCCAGGGGCCCTGGACCCTTATGATCTACCGGGACCCAGCTTCTCTTCTGGGTCTGGATTCACTCCACCAAGTTCTGACACTCCGGGTCCAGTTCGTCCATCTCGGGCTCGCAGCCGACGCAGTCGGGAGGAGAGC tTGACaccagaggaggaagagaaaagaagagtgcGACGGGAACGAAATAAACTTGCTGCTGCCAAGTGCCGCAATCGACGGCGTGAGCTTACAGACCAGCTCCAGTCT GAGACAGACATATTGGAGGAGGAGAAAGCCGAGCTAGAGGCGGAAATATCCGAGCTTCAGAAGGAGAAGGAGCGCCTGGAGTTTGTCCTGGTGGCCCACCAGCCAAGCTGCAAGATCCCCTACCAGGACCAGCCATCAGTGCCTCTCCAGCAGACACCTGTCCACCCGCCACTGACCACCGCCGTCTCGGTGGTGGGCCTGACTGTGAAGGAGGACTCTTTCTACCTGCCCCCTGCCTACTCGTCACACCACCAGACGTCTACGGAGACGCAGCAGCTGCAGCCGGGGATGATGCAGGAGGTAGCCTTTTCTAGTTCTTTCTATGGGCAAGTTGAGCTGGCACAGGGCAGCCCATGTCCtgttgccactgctgctgctggtggtggtggtaacaACCCAGACGCCGGCTGCTACAACTCCTCATATACATCTTCATTTGTGTTCAGCTACCCAGAGGGAGCTTGCGGGGCCAGCGCTAACCAGTGGACCAGCAGTAGTGATCAGTCATCTGACTCCTTAAACTCTCCCTCACTTCTAGCTCTCTGA
- the fosb gene encoding protein fosB isoform X2: MFQGFPGDLDTGSRGSSSPSLEYLSSVDSFGSPPTTSAPPQECVSTASGVGAGSGTASSGAGVEMPGSFVPTVTAITTSQDLQWMVQPTLVSSVAPGQSDAGASTMTQPGALDPYDLPGPSFSSGSGFTPPSSDTPGPVRPSRARSRRSREESLTPEEEEKRRVRRERNKLAAAKCRNRRRELTDQLQSETDILEEEKAELEAEISELQKEKERLEFVLVAHQPSCKIPYQDQPSVPLQQTPVHPPLTTAVSVVGLTVKEDSFYLPPAYSSHHQTSTETQQLQPGMMQESSTCENPTTPDSPWDLD, from the exons ATGTTCCAAGGGTTCCCCGGAGACCTTGATACCGGCTCCCGTGGaagttcctctccttctcttgagTACCTGTCATCTGTGGACTCCTTCGGGAGTCCGCCGACCACTAGCGCTCCTCCTCAA GAGTGTGTATCAACTGCTAGTGGTGTTGGTGCTGGCAGTGGGACAGCTAGCAGTGGAGCAGGGGTGGAAATGCCAGGTTCGTTTGTGCCTACGGTGACCGCAATCACCACCAGTCAAGATCTGCAGTGGATGGTGCAACCCACACTCGTCTCTTCAGTTGCCCCTGGCCAGAGTGACGCAGGAGCGTCCACTATGACCCAGCCAGGGGCCCTGGACCCTTATGATCTACCGGGACCCAGCTTCTCTTCTGGGTCTGGATTCACTCCACCAAGTTCTGACACTCCGGGTCCAGTTCGTCCATCTCGGGCTCGCAGCCGACGCAGTCGGGAGGAGAGC tTGACaccagaggaggaagagaaaagaagagtgcGACGGGAACGAAATAAACTTGCTGCTGCCAAGTGCCGCAATCGACGGCGTGAGCTTACAGACCAGCTCCAGTCT GAGACAGACATATTGGAGGAGGAGAAAGCCGAGCTAGAGGCGGAAATATCCGAGCTTCAGAAGGAGAAGGAGCGCCTGGAGTTTGTCCTGGTGGCCCACCAGCCAAGCTGCAAGATCCCCTACCAGGACCAGCCATCAGTGCCTCTCCAGCAGACACCTGTCCACCCGCCACTGACCACCGCCGTCTCGGTGGTGGGCCTGACTGTGAAGGAGGACTCTTTCTACCTGCCCCCTGCCTACTCGTCACACCACCAGACGTCTACGGAGACGCAGCAGCTGCAGCCGGGGATGATGCAGGAG TCCTCCACATGTGAGAACCCAACGACTCCCGACAGCCCCTGGGATCTTGACTGA
- the fosb gene encoding protein fosB isoform X4, which yields MFQGFPGDLDTGSRGSSSPSLEYLSSVDSFGSPPTTSAPPQECVSTASGVGAGSGTASSGAGVEMPGSFVPTVTAITTSQDLQWMVQPTLVSSVAPGQSDAGASTMTQPGALDPYDLPGPSFSSGSGFTPPSSDTPGPVRPSRARSRRSREESLTPEEEEKRRVRRERNKLAAAKCRNRRRELTDQLQSETDILEEEKAELEAEISELQKEKERLEFVLVAHQPSCKIPYQDQPSVPLQQTPVHPPLTTAVSVVGLTVKEDSFYLPPAYSSHHQTSTETQQLQPGMMQERELAGPALTSGPAVVISHLTP from the exons ATGTTCCAAGGGTTCCCCGGAGACCTTGATACCGGCTCCCGTGGaagttcctctccttctcttgagTACCTGTCATCTGTGGACTCCTTCGGGAGTCCGCCGACCACTAGCGCTCCTCCTCAA GAGTGTGTATCAACTGCTAGTGGTGTTGGTGCTGGCAGTGGGACAGCTAGCAGTGGAGCAGGGGTGGAAATGCCAGGTTCGTTTGTGCCTACGGTGACCGCAATCACCACCAGTCAAGATCTGCAGTGGATGGTGCAACCCACACTCGTCTCTTCAGTTGCCCCTGGCCAGAGTGACGCAGGAGCGTCCACTATGACCCAGCCAGGGGCCCTGGACCCTTATGATCTACCGGGACCCAGCTTCTCTTCTGGGTCTGGATTCACTCCACCAAGTTCTGACACTCCGGGTCCAGTTCGTCCATCTCGGGCTCGCAGCCGACGCAGTCGGGAGGAGAGC tTGACaccagaggaggaagagaaaagaagagtgcGACGGGAACGAAATAAACTTGCTGCTGCCAAGTGCCGCAATCGACGGCGTGAGCTTACAGACCAGCTCCAGTCT GAGACAGACATATTGGAGGAGGAGAAAGCCGAGCTAGAGGCGGAAATATCCGAGCTTCAGAAGGAGAAGGAGCGCCTGGAGTTTGTCCTGGTGGCCCACCAGCCAAGCTGCAAGATCCCCTACCAGGACCAGCCATCAGTGCCTCTCCAGCAGACACCTGTCCACCCGCCACTGACCACCGCCGTCTCGGTGGTGGGCCTGACTGTGAAGGAGGACTCTTTCTACCTGCCCCCTGCCTACTCGTCACACCACCAGACGTCTACGGAGACGCAGCAGCTGCAGCCGGGGATGATGCAGGAG AGGGAGCTTGCGGGGCCAGCGCTAACCAGTGGACCAGCAGTAGTGATCAGTCATCTGACTCCTTAA
- the c15h19orf47 gene encoding uncharacterized protein C19orf47 homolog isoform X1 produces the protein MASEKSATSEWIQFFKDAGIPPSLAVTYAVSFVDNRIQKNMLMDLSKDIMMDLGISAIGDIIAILKHAKVVYRQDMCKMATDAINSGQTSVQAELRRTANTPATRMIASALSRDSPPSTPAQWPDNRLSVTVSNKGAKGVASSEPAEEGNGLPVKRRRVTAEMEGKYIVNMPKGTTPRTRRILAQQAKKGKGLKRTSVFERLGAESKADTTPSAAAKTTGVFSRLGGGQEDAGWRDGPKPGAAEEEDDDSDGEGSVLQYAGVLKRPHLSTKKELAATKPAATKLAVTKPTKTALSRLGNKVKVPPNESSPPLPSSTSSVLEGGPKRSILQRLGKPPKSGSGSLSASTKPLHSDTLPLASPKVSSSTSAAGSADCPNAQMDAMVVSVFKRLGAKRT, from the exons ATGGCGTCAGAGAAATCAG CCACTTCGGAGTGGATTCAGTTCTTCAAAGATGCTGGGATCCCACCCAGTCTGGCTGTTACCTATGCAGTGTCCTTTGTAGATAACAG GATACAAAAGAACATGCTCATGGACCTCAGCAAGGATATCATGATGGACCTGGGAATCTCTGCTATTGGAGATATCATTGCCATTCTCAAGCATGCTAAGGTGGTCTACAGACAG GATATGTGCAAGATGGCCACTGACGCCATTAACTCCGGACAGACCAGTGTCCAGGCTGAGCTGAGACGCACTGCGAACACAC CTGCCACCCGCATGATAGCCAGTGCTCTAAGCAGGGATTCGCCACCAAGCACGCCTGCGCAGTGGCCTGACAACCGTCTCTCTGTGACCGTGTCCAACAAGGGGGCCAAAGGAG TTGCATCGAGTGAGCCAGCCGAGGAAGGGAATGGCCTGCCAGTGAAGCGACGGCGTGTTACTGCAGAAATGGAGGGCAAGTATATTGTAAACATGCCAAAGGGAACAACCCCACGCACACGACGCATCCTTGCCCAACAGGCCAAGAAAG GGAAGGGCCTGAAACGCACCTCTGTGTTTGAGAGACTCGGGGCTGAGTCAAAGGCAGACACTACACCCTCAGCAGCTGCCAAG ACCACAGGCGTGTTCAGTCGGCTAGGTGGTGGCCAGGAGGACGCTGGCTGGAGAGATGGACCCAAACCAGGTGCtgctgaggaggaggacgacgatAGTGACGGTGAAGGCTCTGTGCTCCAGTACGCAGGCGTGCTCAAACGGCCTCACCTCTCCACAAAGAAAGAACTGGCTGCTACCAAACCAGCTGCTACCAAACTAGCTGTTACCAAACCAACCAAGACGGCCCTGAGCAGGCTGGGCAACAAAGTGAAGGTGCCCCCCAACgagtcctctcctccactcccttcGTCTACTTCCTCTGTTCTTGAAGGGGGTCCCAAGCGGAGCATACTGCAAAGACTGGGAAAGCCCCCCAAAAGTGGCTCTGGTTCCCTCAGTGCCTCGACCAAGCCGCTCCACTCCGACACTTTGCCCTTGGCTAGCCCCAAGGTCAGCAGCAGCACAAGTGCTGCAGGCTCAGCAGACTGCCCCAATGCCCAGATGGATGCCATGGTGGTCAGTGTTTTTAAGAGACTAGGTGCCAAGAGGACCTAA
- the c15h19orf47 gene encoding uncharacterized protein C19orf47 homolog isoform X2, producing the protein MASEKSATSEWIQFFKDAGIPPSLAVTYAVSFVDNRIQKNMLMDLSKDIMMDLGISAIGDIIAILKHAKVVYRQDMCKMATDAINSGQTSVQAELRRTANTPATRMIASALSRDSPPSTPAQWPDNRLSVTVSNKGAKGVASSEPAEEGNGLPVKRRRVTAEMEGKGLKRTSVFERLGAESKADTTPSAAAKTTGVFSRLGGGQEDAGWRDGPKPGAAEEEDDDSDGEGSVLQYAGVLKRPHLSTKKELAATKPAATKLAVTKPTKTALSRLGNKVKVPPNESSPPLPSSTSSVLEGGPKRSILQRLGKPPKSGSGSLSASTKPLHSDTLPLASPKVSSSTSAAGSADCPNAQMDAMVVSVFKRLGAKRT; encoded by the exons ATGGCGTCAGAGAAATCAG CCACTTCGGAGTGGATTCAGTTCTTCAAAGATGCTGGGATCCCACCCAGTCTGGCTGTTACCTATGCAGTGTCCTTTGTAGATAACAG GATACAAAAGAACATGCTCATGGACCTCAGCAAGGATATCATGATGGACCTGGGAATCTCTGCTATTGGAGATATCATTGCCATTCTCAAGCATGCTAAGGTGGTCTACAGACAG GATATGTGCAAGATGGCCACTGACGCCATTAACTCCGGACAGACCAGTGTCCAGGCTGAGCTGAGACGCACTGCGAACACAC CTGCCACCCGCATGATAGCCAGTGCTCTAAGCAGGGATTCGCCACCAAGCACGCCTGCGCAGTGGCCTGACAACCGTCTCTCTGTGACCGTGTCCAACAAGGGGGCCAAAGGAG TTGCATCGAGTGAGCCAGCCGAGGAAGGGAATGGCCTGCCAGTGAAGCGACGGCGTGTTACTGCAGAAATGGAGG GGAAGGGCCTGAAACGCACCTCTGTGTTTGAGAGACTCGGGGCTGAGTCAAAGGCAGACACTACACCCTCAGCAGCTGCCAAG ACCACAGGCGTGTTCAGTCGGCTAGGTGGTGGCCAGGAGGACGCTGGCTGGAGAGATGGACCCAAACCAGGTGCtgctgaggaggaggacgacgatAGTGACGGTGAAGGCTCTGTGCTCCAGTACGCAGGCGTGCTCAAACGGCCTCACCTCTCCACAAAGAAAGAACTGGCTGCTACCAAACCAGCTGCTACCAAACTAGCTGTTACCAAACCAACCAAGACGGCCCTGAGCAGGCTGGGCAACAAAGTGAAGGTGCCCCCCAACgagtcctctcctccactcccttcGTCTACTTCCTCTGTTCTTGAAGGGGGTCCCAAGCGGAGCATACTGCAAAGACTGGGAAAGCCCCCCAAAAGTGGCTCTGGTTCCCTCAGTGCCTCGACCAAGCCGCTCCACTCCGACACTTTGCCCTTGGCTAGCCCCAAGGTCAGCAGCAGCACAAGTGCTGCAGGCTCAGCAGACTGCCCCAATGCCCAGATGGATGCCATGGTGGTCAGTGTTTTTAAGAGACTAGGTGCCAAGAGGACCTAA